The Neofelis nebulosa isolate mNeoNeb1 chromosome X, mNeoNeb1.pri, whole genome shotgun sequence genome has a segment encoding these proteins:
- the HSFX4 gene encoding heat shock transcription factor, X-linked member 4, whose product MASQSAKEIPKGKLAPSDDGEPAPELPSSSSQDPNLDSGEILVMNRDQAVIQDPGPQDNPQPQAPNQGAANVGENNSILGFSFPRKLWMILEDNSFTSVRWNDAGDTVIIDKDLFQREVLHRRGAERIFETDSLKTFIRLLNLYSFSKIRTTNPWGNQSPRNKRMLIYRNANFQRDKPLLLGNIQRKSDLRVTTTWLGTSAPTPKRKKPVAATRQSPRIHHEEPANDDKTVPGAAPNAQGPSGSQSFAFSGIWSLSSAAGYAMATHGPSEPGGLSGEGTSRNMMFAPLATARRDDAGELPISPPVYPDYGTVMSLYNTCYSILLAALSVMSPNEAPSENEEQEGSSDYKCALCEHFKENPGP is encoded by the exons ATGGCTAGTCAGAGTGCTAAGGAGATACCCAAAGGGAAGCTGGCCCCATCTGATGATGGAGAGCCAGCACCAGAATTACCATCTAGTTCATCCCAGGATCCAAATTTGGATTCCGGGGAGATTTTGGTGATGAATAGGGACCAAGCAGTGATCCAAGATCCAGGCCCCCAAGACAACCCACAACCACAGGCCCCAAACCAAGGCGCTGCCAACGTGGGAGAAAACAACAGTATTCTTGGGTTCTCCTTCCCAAGAAAGCTTTGGATGATCCTGGAGGACAACTCCTTCACGTCGGTGCGCTGGAACGATGCCGGGGACACCGTGATCATCGACAAAGACCTTTTCCAGAGGGAGGTTCTTCACCGCAGAGGCGCGGAGAGAATCTTTGAAACTGACAGCTTGAAGACTTTCATCCGCCTGCTGAACCTGTACAGCTTCAGCAAAATACGCACAACCAACCCTTGGGGGAATCAGTCCCCAAGGAATAAGAGAATGCTG ATTTACCGCAACGCCAACTTTCAGAGAGACAAGCCTCTCCTGCTCGGGAACATTCAGAGGAAAAGTGACCTGAGAGTCACCACCACCTGGCTAGGCACCAGTGCACCAACTCCAAAGAGAAAGAAGCCGGTGGCAGCAACAAGACAGTCCCCACGAATCCATCACGAGGAACCCGCCAACGACGACAAGACGGTCCCCGGCGCAGCCCCAAACGCTCAGGGTCCCAGCGGCAGCCAGTCCTTTGCCTTCTCTGGCATTTGGTCTCTGAGCAGCGCAGCCGGGTACGCCATGGCAACTCATGGCCCGAGTGAGCCAGGTGGCCTGAGTGGGGAGGGCACCTCCAGGAACATGATGTTTGCGCCCCTGGCTACTGCCAGAAGGGATGACGCAGGGGAACTGCCCATCAGCCCCCCAGTTTACCCCGACTATGGTACGGTGATGTCTCTGTATAACACCTGTTATTCCATCCTGCTGGCGGCCCTGTCAGTCATGTCCCCAAACGAGGCCCCCAGTGAGAACGAGGAGCAGGAGGGCTCCTCAGATTACAAGTGTGCCCTCTGTGAACATTTCAAGGAAAATCCGGGTCCCTAG